From one Acidobacteriota bacterium genomic stretch:
- a CDS encoding potassium channel protein: MTTLANIENTTRRRLGIASAAILFMIVFGAVGFRYFEGWTWLESFYIAIETVTTVGYGDIPPKSSGGRLFAMVFMLLGVGTVLFALTNLVQSIVESQILEALNIRRKSKQMEKLKNHFIVCGAGRVGRRIIRNLQKERLPFVIIENDERKLVDLDTENHHILVGDATLEENLIQAGVRHAQGLATCLADDAANVYVVLTARGLNEDMHIVARAVEEEAEPKLIRAGANRVVAPTIIGSQSMARALLKPAIADFMDSIVAETLDLAFEEVSVTSHSPIAGKKLKETNLSRELSIIVIAIRRKSGHLHFHPVGDTMIEEGDLLIVVGKADSMKALVESNK; this comes from the coding sequence ATGACGACCTTAGCAAACATTGAAAACACGACGCGGCGGCGCTTGGGGATAGCCTCGGCCGCGATCTTGTTCATGATCGTTTTTGGGGCTGTCGGTTTCAGGTACTTCGAGGGCTGGACGTGGCTCGAGAGTTTTTACATCGCGATCGAGACCGTCACGACCGTCGGCTATGGCGATATTCCTCCGAAGAGTTCGGGCGGACGACTTTTTGCAATGGTGTTTATGTTGCTCGGCGTCGGCACCGTGCTTTTTGCCTTGACAAACCTCGTCCAGTCAATCGTTGAATCCCAGATCCTCGAGGCGCTGAACATCCGCCGGAAGTCTAAGCAAATGGAAAAGCTCAAAAATCATTTCATCGTCTGCGGCGCCGGGCGCGTCGGACGAAGGATCATCCGCAACCTTCAAAAGGAACGCCTGCCGTTTGTGATAATCGAAAACGACGAAAGAAAGCTCGTCGATCTCGATACGGAAAATCACCACATACTGGTCGGCGACGCAACGCTCGAGGAGAACCTGATCCAGGCCGGCGTGCGTCACGCGCAGGGCCTTGCGACTTGTCTTGCGGACGACGCGGCCAACGTTTACGTCGTTTTGACCGCGCGCGGCCTGAACGAAGATATGCATATCGTCGCGCGGGCGGTCGAGGAAGAGGCTGAGCCGAAGTTGATCCGCGCCGGAGCGAATCGCGTCGTTGCGCCGACTATCATCGGCAGTCAATCGATGGCCCGCGCGTTGCTTAAACCGGCGATCGCGGATTTTATGGACTCGATCGTCGCCGAGACCCTCGATCTCGCTTTCGAGGAAGTGTCGGTCACGTCGCATTCCCCGATCGCCGGAAAGAAACTGAAGGAAACGAATCTGAGCCGCGAACTCAGCATCATCGTCATTGCCATCCGGCGCAAGTCTGGACATCTGCATTTTCATCCGGTCGGCGACACGATGATCGAGGAAGGCGATCTGTTGATCGTCGTCGGCAAGGCCGATTCGATGAAGGCCTTGGTGGAAAGCAACAAGTAA
- a CDS encoding NAD(P)-dependent oxidoreductase, with amino-acid sequence MKILVTGGSGYLGSHVRDYFNADDLSRRSGRDVLNMQDAQIAADYDVVIHFAAEMDKSAENSESVFLTNVEGTVNLLRSMRSGATFIFASTKDVYGRFADNYAEVPETCPTLYAGQSPLEWSKLIAERYVEYYAHLNHFRSCIFRLSSPYVKNTPGNTPNFVTGYAEAINKGEPIRLPGKGTPRRDLLHVRDVALACEAFSESVIRHGLYNLGGGVQNALTLRELVSKLEEVSGLQALVDEDNSLPMPVPMNFISDLSLVRQELGWQPTISLEDGLITLFH; translated from the coding sequence ATGAAAATACTCGTCACCGGCGGCAGCGGCTATCTCGGCTCGCACGTCCGCGATTATTTCAATGCCGACGATCTTTCGCGCCGCTCGGGGCGCGACGTTCTGAATATGCAGGACGCGCAGATCGCCGCCGATTACGACGTGGTTATCCATTTCGCTGCGGAAATGGACAAATCGGCGGAGAACTCGGAGTCCGTATTCCTGACCAACGTTGAAGGAACGGTCAATCTTCTGCGTTCGATGCGTTCCGGCGCGACGTTTATCTTCGCCTCGACGAAGGACGTTTACGGGCGCTTCGCGGACAATTATGCCGAGGTTCCAGAAACCTGTCCGACGCTTTATGCCGGTCAATCTCCGCTTGAGTGGTCGAAGTTGATCGCTGAGCGTTATGTCGAGTACTACGCGCATTTGAATCATTTCCGTTCGTGCATTTTCAGGCTTTCGTCGCCGTACGTTAAGAATACGCCGGGAAACACACCGAATTTCGTGACCGGTTACGCTGAAGCGATCAATAAGGGCGAGCCGATCAGGCTCCCCGGAAAAGGAACCCCGCGCCGCGATCTGCTTCACGTTCGCGACGTCGCGCTCGCGTGCGAAGCGTTCTCGGAATCGGTGATTCGGCACGGACTTTACAATCTCGGCGGCGGCGTCCAAAACGCTTTGACGCTGCGTGAACTGGTATCGAAACTCGAAGAGGTTTCCGGGCTTCAGGCGTTGGTGGATGAGGACAATTCGCTGCCGATGCCGGTGCCGATGAATTTCATTTCGGACTTGAGTCTTGTCCGCCAGGAGCTTGGCTGGCAGCCGACGATTTCGCTCGAAGACGGGCTGATCACGCTTTTCCACTGA
- the waaF gene encoding lipopolysaccharide heptosyltransferase II — protein MTRSWAEGVFRDADFIDRIITFDATPSKRRDLASQRRLLRGEDFDIAVLFTNSFESALAVSLARIPRRIGYAKEGRGILLTDAIPIPEWKNERHEVQYYLNLVRETVRLCDGGPSEFDESTALPIAGSRRQAAIETLRNRGIERSKPLIAFGAGSTNSNAKRWPATSYARLNDLLKTRLDAEVILLGTRDEVDVAAEVAGLSDRRPLILSGETGLAEAAAILSVCDLVVSNDMGLAHLAPAVGAKTLVIFGPTNDRTTRPIGSEIIRKPFDCAPCMLRECPIDHRCMTSITPEEVFAKAVQMLGTNTE, from the coding sequence TTGACGCGGTCCTGGGCCGAGGGCGTTTTTCGGGATGCTGATTTCATCGACCGCATCATCACGTTTGACGCGACGCCTTCGAAACGTCGCGATCTTGCGTCTCAAAGGCGTTTGTTGCGCGGCGAGGATTTCGACATCGCGGTTCTTTTCACGAATTCGTTCGAGTCCGCACTCGCGGTGAGTCTCGCCCGGATTCCGCGCCGCATCGGCTACGCGAAGGAGGGCCGCGGGATCCTCCTCACCGACGCGATTCCGATCCCGGAATGGAAAAACGAACGGCACGAGGTACAGTATTACTTGAATCTGGTCCGCGAAACGGTCCGTTTGTGTGATGGCGGCCCGTCCGAATTTGACGAGTCGACGGCGTTGCCGATCGCCGGGTCGCGGCGTCAGGCAGCGATTGAAACGTTGAGAAATCGCGGAATTGAACGGTCGAAACCTTTGATCGCGTTCGGCGCCGGTTCGACGAACTCGAATGCCAAGCGCTGGCCGGCGACGAGTTATGCGCGCCTCAACGATCTGCTCAAAACCCGTCTCGACGCAGAGGTGATTCTGCTCGGGACACGGGACGAGGTCGATGTCGCCGCCGAGGTAGCCGGACTTTCGGATCGGCGTCCGTTGATCTTGAGCGGCGAAACCGGTCTCGCCGAAGCGGCGGCGATCCTGAGCGTTTGCGACCTCGTCGTTTCGAACGATATGGGACTCGCACACCTTGCTCCGGCGGTCGGCGCGAAGACTCTCGTCATTTTCGGTCCGACGAACGACCGGACAACGCGCCCGATCGGCTCGGAGATCATCCGCAAGCCCTTCGATTGCGCGCCGTGTATGCTTCGAGAGTGCCCGATCGACCATCGTTGTATGACGTCGATCACGCCCGAGGAAGTTTTTGCGAAAGCCGTGCAAATGCTCGGAACCAATACCGAATGA
- a CDS encoding HAD family hydrolase: MKETKGQKTVFLDRDGTLIQEVNFLHRLEDLSFFDYTDEAVRRLKQAGFLVVIVTNQSGIGRGIYTADDMHAIHDRIQDELSEKLDAFYFCPHLPDAGCACRKPQLGMIEQAATEFAIDLANSWMVGDKLLDVQLGFNAGIRTAMVKTGYGIVHGADLEREPDIIAENLLEVVAFILESDRD, encoded by the coding sequence ATGAAGGAAACGAAAGGACAAAAGACGGTCTTCCTCGACCGCGACGGGACGCTCATTCAGGAAGTGAACTTTCTTCACCGCCTCGAAGACCTGAGCTTTTTCGACTACACGGACGAGGCCGTGCGCAGGCTCAAACAAGCCGGTTTTTTGGTCGTCATCGTGACGAACCAGTCAGGCATCGGGCGCGGCATTTACACGGCCGACGATATGCACGCGATTCACGACCGAATACAGGACGAGTTGTCCGAAAAGCTCGACGCATTCTATTTTTGCCCCCATTTGCCCGACGCCGGCTGCGCCTGCCGCAAACCGCAACTCGGAATGATCGAGCAAGCCGCGACCGAATTCGCGATCGATCTGGCAAACTCGTGGATGGTTGGCGACAAACTGCTAGACGTGCAACTCGGATTCAATGCCGGGATACGGACGGCGATGGTCAAGACCGGTTACGGAATCGTTCACGGCGCCGATCTTGAGCGTGAACCCGACATAATTGCCGAAAACCTGCTTGAGGTGGTGGCGTTTATACTCGAATCAGACCGCGACTGA
- a CDS encoding CHASE3 domain-containing protein, translated as MEKTLPWILIFALLMLAMIGYLAHQNALSLEQAINWEKKTQSILLGLDETLAGTIDIETGGRGFLLTKNDEFLRPFENGKRSALEKIQELRDLFRDSPQQDEQLSELDHGVREKIRYTERYIAYRRTLDLERTVAEMQKVEERDLMDRIRATVNEMKSEELRLLKTREDNLQLTLKNNYWIMIVGTAAGTATLGLAILVVLFEIRMRNRAERALREVNAGLELRVEERTDELQQANVELLKNAAERELLLSNEKGARHEAEIANRQRDEFMAMISHELRTPLNSILGWAQILKTGEVDKKTHEKAINTIINGAENQSRLIKDLLDVARIISGKLTLETVSVNPAELVRSAIETVKPAAEQKRVALSVEIADAAKNCRIDGDPNRLQQVLWNLLANAVKFTPEGGRIDVAMNAEDGRLSIEVKDTGIGIKPEFLPYAFERFRQDRIGTGQAGGLGLGLAIVRYLTEMHGGTVSVESAGEGRGATFRVNLPLASVRSVAV; from the coding sequence TTGGAAAAAACACTTCCGTGGATATTGATCTTCGCGCTTCTGATGCTGGCGATGATCGGCTATCTCGCGCATCAGAATGCGCTTTCGCTCGAACAGGCAATCAACTGGGAGAAGAAAACGCAATCGATCCTCCTCGGGCTCGACGAGACGCTCGCCGGCACGATCGATATCGAGACCGGCGGACGCGGCTTTCTGCTCACCAAGAACGACGAGTTTCTCCGCCCGTTCGAGAACGGGAAGCGCTCCGCGCTTGAAAAGATCCAGGAACTGCGCGATCTCTTTCGCGACAGTCCGCAGCAGGACGAGCAGCTTTCGGAACTTGACCACGGGGTTCGCGAGAAGATCAGATATACAGAGCGCTACATCGCATACCGCCGAACGCTTGATCTCGAACGCACCGTAGCGGAAATGCAAAAGGTCGAGGAACGCGACCTGATGGACCGCATCCGGGCGACGGTCAACGAAATGAAGTCCGAGGAATTGAGGCTTCTGAAGACCCGTGAGGACAATCTCCAACTCACGCTCAAAAACAATTACTGGATCATGATCGTCGGCACGGCAGCCGGCACTGCGACGCTCGGACTTGCGATCCTCGTCGTATTGTTCGAAATCCGGATGCGGAACCGCGCGGAGCGCGCCCTGCGGGAAGTGAACGCCGGTCTTGAACTGCGCGTCGAAGAGCGCACCGACGAATTGCAGCAGGCGAATGTCGAACTGCTCAAGAACGCCGCGGAACGCGAACTTCTGCTTTCAAACGAAAAAGGCGCGCGCCACGAAGCGGAGATCGCGAATCGCCAGCGCGATGAGTTTATGGCGATGATCTCGCACGAACTTCGAACTCCGCTCAATTCGATCCTCGGCTGGGCGCAGATCCTCAAGACCGGCGAGGTTGACAAGAAAACGCACGAGAAAGCGATAAATACGATCATCAACGGTGCCGAGAATCAAAGCCGCCTGATCAAGGACCTGCTGGACGTCGCTCGAATAATCTCCGGAAAGTTGACGCTTGAGACGGTAAGTGTCAATCCGGCCGAGCTCGTGCGCAGCGCGATCGAGACGGTCAAACCGGCGGCCGAACAAAAGCGGGTCGCGCTCAGCGTCGAGATCGCGGACGCGGCGAAGAACTGCCGGATCGACGGCGATCCCAATCGATTGCAGCAAGTATTGTGGAATCTCCTCGCGAACGCGGTGAAATTCACACCGGAAGGCGGCCGGATCGATGTCGCGATGAACGCGGAAGACGGGCGGCTTTCGATCGAGGTCAAGGATACGGGAATCGGGATCAAACCCGAATTCCTGCCGTACGCGTTCGAGCGATTTCGGCAGGATCGGATCGGTACAGGGCAGGCCGGAGGGCTCGGGCTCGGGCTCGCGATCGTTCGGTATCTGACCGAGATGCACGGCGGAACGGTGAGCGTCGAAAGCGCCGGCGAAGGTCGCGGTGCGACGTTTCGGGTGAACCTCCCGCTCGCGTCGGTTCGCTCAGTCGCGGTCTGA
- a CDS encoding phosphomannose isomerase type II C-terminal cupin domain, whose amino-acid sequence MQTALTDKCLVMNNSDQRPWGSYTILDEGDGFKVKRIEVLPEKRLSYQKHARRSEHWFVVRGTAKVTLNGNEILVRSGESIDIPVGAAHRVENPAADLLVFIEAQTGDYFGEDDIVRLEDDYGRTN is encoded by the coding sequence ATGCAAACCGCGTTGACTGATAAATGTTTAGTTATGAATAATTCCGACCAACGCCCCTGGGGAAGTTACACGATCCTCGACGAAGGCGACGGGTTCAAAGTTAAGCGTATAGAAGTTTTGCCGGAAAAGCGCCTGAGCTATCAAAAACACGCGCGGCGTTCCGAGCATTGGTTCGTCGTCCGCGGCACTGCTAAAGTAACACTAAACGGCAACGAAATTCTAGTCCGATCGGGCGAGAGCATCGACATCCCGGTCGGCGCGGCCCACCGGGTTGAGAACCCTGCGGCAGATCTTCTCGTATTCATCGAAGCGCAAACCGGAGATTATTTCGGCGAAGACGACATTGTCCGGCTCGAAGACGATTACGGACGCACCAACTAA
- a CDS encoding PAS domain S-box protein, protein MFDEATSWLTEGKMTRKLQNLIIGRLLATFLLLVASWVWNSGRLKLSFDEFPRGLFFVFLISVGLTIVYFFVLRMSQNYRWQVRVQFFLDSLLITWLVWRTGDLTSPYIMLYIVLISVAGFFLSSMETIFSAVWCVLLFTFLSILTTNEILSTFGATPETRRAIQIISFNDIAFLLVGLLASRLSDRQASGEKLLEAKQSLAKLQVQHERIIESIRSGLITTDLEGRIFTFNAAAAEITGFSSEKVIGSSIRELLGDIDAQISTSIDQVDPLEHPSRFETDLTTPDGLFVRIGYTITPLISETGEKPGLIITFQDLTEIRRMEESVRRKDRLAAVGRVAAGLAHEIRNPLGAMRGAIQVMQINTPPESSNASLMEIILRESDRLNKIITNFLTYARPRVNNFSEVDVRAAIEETFLLLKHSPDVKDGHRLVYVPPAEPIKISADPTQLKQIFWNLSRNALNAMPDGGDLTVTSERSSNDRVRIVFSDTGCGMTPEQVEKLFEPFAESTTGGTGLGLSIVYQIVRDHNGTINVRSRENEGTSITVEIPTEPERQATPGGENDREYKSSRLQGFLNIKE, encoded by the coding sequence ATGTTCGACGAAGCAACAAGCTGGCTGACGGAAGGCAAAATGACGCGCAAGCTTCAGAATCTCATCATCGGCCGGTTGCTGGCGACTTTTCTGCTGCTCGTCGCGAGCTGGGTTTGGAACAGCGGCCGTTTGAAATTGTCCTTCGACGAGTTTCCGCGCGGGCTCTTTTTCGTCTTCCTGATCTCGGTCGGCCTGACGATCGTGTATTTTTTCGTCCTTCGGATGAGCCAGAACTACCGCTGGCAGGTGCGGGTTCAGTTTTTTCTCGATTCCCTTTTGATCACCTGGCTTGTCTGGCGCACCGGCGATCTGACTTCGCCGTACATAATGCTCTACATCGTCCTCATCAGCGTCGCCGGCTTTTTCCTGTCGTCGATGGAGACGATCTTTTCGGCCGTTTGGTGCGTCCTGCTTTTCACGTTTCTTTCGATCCTGACGACTAACGAGATTTTGTCGACGTTCGGCGCGACGCCCGAGACGCGTCGCGCGATCCAGATCATAAGCTTCAATGACATCGCATTCTTGCTCGTCGGGCTGCTCGCGTCGAGATTATCGGACCGCCAGGCTTCCGGTGAAAAACTCCTCGAGGCCAAGCAGTCGCTGGCAAAACTCCAGGTTCAGCACGAACGGATAATTGAATCGATTCGTTCCGGTCTGATCACGACCGACCTCGAGGGTCGAATCTTCACATTCAACGCGGCGGCGGCCGAGATCACGGGCTTTTCCTCGGAAAAGGTGATCGGCAGTTCGATCAGAGAACTCCTCGGCGACATCGACGCGCAGATCTCTACGTCGATCGATCAGGTTGATCCGCTCGAACACCCGTCCCGATTTGAGACCGATCTAACGACGCCGGACGGATTGTTCGTCCGGATCGGCTATACGATCACGCCGCTGATCAGCGAAACCGGCGAGAAGCCCGGTCTGATCATCACGTTCCAGGATTTGACCGAGATCCGGAGAATGGAGGAGAGCGTGCGGCGAAAGGACCGGCTCGCGGCCGTCGGACGCGTCGCCGCCGGACTCGCGCACGAGATCCGCAATCCGCTCGGCGCGATGCGCGGCGCGATCCAGGTGATGCAGATCAACACGCCGCCTGAATCGTCCAACGCGAGCCTGATGGAGATCATCCTGCGCGAATCGGACCGCCTCAACAAGATCATCACGAATTTCCTGACCTACGCACGGCCCCGGGTGAACAACTTCTCGGAGGTCGATGTCCGGGCAGCGATCGAAGAGACGTTTCTGCTCCTGAAACACTCCCCGGATGTGAAGGACGGTCACCGGCTCGTTTACGTCCCGCCGGCCGAACCGATCAAGATCTCCGCCGACCCGACGCAGCTCAAGCAGATCTTCTGGAACCTGTCGCGAAATGCGTTGAACGCGATGCCCGACGGCGGCGATTTGACGGTGACGAGCGAACGATCGTCGAACGACCGGGTTCGGATCGTTTTTTCGGATACGGGCTGCGGGATGACTCCCGAACAGGTCGAAAAGCTCTTCGAGCCGTTTGCCGAATCGACGACCGGCGGCACCGGGCTCGGACTCTCGATCGTTTATCAGATCGTTCGCGATCATAACGGCACGATCAACGTCCGCAGCCGCGAGAATGAAGGAACGTCGATCACCGTTGAAATTCCGACCGAACCGGAGCGTCAAGCGACGCCGGGCGGCGAAAACGATCGCGAATACAAATCGTCAAGACTTCAGGGCTTTTTGAATATCAAGGAATGA
- a CDS encoding sigma-54-dependent Fis family transcriptional regulator, with protein MELPMANLLIVDDEQSYRQLLKLVFEGDGHNIRTAMNGREALFMLEDEAADVIISDVKMPDMDGIELLNAVRESVPDVGFVLMTAFATVDTAREAFKLGADDFIQKPFDVEELKVIVKKAFEKQALIHENRAFKRAQRERGSVRNIIGTSDKMQAVYQMIETVAEVQSTVLVTGESGTGKELVARAIHDLSPRAEKPFVSINCGAFTETLLESELFGYVKGSFTGANTNRKGLFEAAHRGTIFLDEIGEMSPAMQVKLLRVLQERRVRPVGAHEEFSIDARVIAATNRDLKQMSNDGTFREDLFYRISVIPISLPPLRDRKEDISELIEHFVNKFCDQTGKSLTISPKTVSLLENYAWHGNVRELEHTIERAVALERGEEIQPERLPEHITNYNPARINAEFDLPDEGINLTTHLDNLEKTYVVEALKRTGGNQTKAADLLRMQVRSLRHLLDKHEIRSLSAQMRSSND; from the coding sequence CTGGAACTTCCTATGGCAAATCTCTTGATCGTCGATGATGAGCAAAGCTACAGACAGCTTTTGAAGCTGGTATTTGAGGGCGACGGCCACAACATCCGAACTGCGATGAACGGGCGCGAAGCCTTGTTTATGCTGGAGGATGAGGCCGCCGACGTTATCATTTCGGACGTCAAGATGCCCGATATGGACGGCATCGAACTGCTCAACGCCGTTCGCGAGTCGGTTCCGGATGTCGGATTCGTCCTGATGACGGCCTTTGCGACCGTCGACACCGCGCGCGAAGCGTTCAAACTCGGCGCCGATGATTTCATTCAAAAGCCGTTCGATGTCGAAGAGCTGAAAGTGATCGTCAAGAAGGCGTTCGAGAAACAGGCTCTGATCCACGAAAACCGCGCCTTCAAGCGGGCCCAGCGCGAGCGCGGTTCGGTTCGCAACATCATCGGCACATCGGACAAGATGCAGGCGGTCTATCAGATGATCGAGACCGTCGCCGAGGTTCAATCGACGGTGCTCGTCACCGGCGAGAGCGGAACCGGAAAAGAACTCGTCGCGCGGGCGATCCACGACCTCAGCCCGCGGGCCGAAAAGCCCTTCGTTTCGATCAACTGCGGCGCGTTCACGGAAACACTGCTCGAATCGGAACTGTTCGGATACGTGAAAGGCTCCTTCACGGGCGCGAACACCAACCGCAAGGGGTTATTCGAAGCGGCGCATCGCGGCACGATCTTTCTCGACGAGATCGGCGAAATGTCGCCGGCGATGCAGGTCAAACTGCTCCGCGTTCTGCAGGAGCGGCGCGTCCGCCCTGTCGGCGCGCACGAAGAATTCTCGATCGACGCGCGCGTAATCGCGGCGACCAATCGCGATCTCAAGCAGATGTCGAACGATGGCACCTTCCGCGAAGATCTCTTTTACCGCATTTCGGTGATTCCGATCAGTCTGCCGCCGCTGCGTGACAGAAAGGAAGACATCTCCGAACTCATCGAGCATTTCGTCAACAAGTTTTGCGATCAGACCGGCAAGAGTTTGACGATCTCGCCGAAAACGGTCTCGCTGCTCGAGAATTACGCCTGGCACGGGAACGTCCGCGAACTCGAACACACGATCGAACGCGCGGTTGCACTCGAACGCGGCGAGGAGATCCAGCCAGAGCGTTTGCCGGAGCACATCACGAATTACAATCCCGCGAGGATCAACGCCGAATTCGACTTGCCGGACGAAGGCATCAATCTCACGACCCATCTCGACAACCTCGAAAAGACCTACGTCGTCGAGGCCCTCAAGCGCACCGGCGGGAATCAAACCAAGGCCGCGGACCTCCTCCGTATGCAGGTCCGTTCGTTGCGGCATCTTCTGGACAAACACGAGATCAGATCGCTTTCCGCGCAGATGCGGAGTTCGAACGACTGA
- a CDS encoding prepilin-type N-terminal cleavage/methylation domain-containing protein, with amino-acid sequence MKNQKGFSLIELLIVVVIIGIIAAIAIPNLLAARRSANEGSAQASIRTVHGAQMTYQSTTGSGNYGSMTDLGTQNLVDTQLGSASPQKSGYNFNSVKTDRTTTVPASFSVYASPVVGVGLTQTGSKDYCISTEGVMKARAMILLDTDEDACPENWGSFAPTGN; translated from the coding sequence ATGAAAAACCAAAAAGGCTTCTCGCTCATCGAACTATTGATCGTCGTCGTGATCATCGGGATCATCGCCGCCATTGCCATCCCCAATCTGCTTGCCGCCCGTCGTTCAGCCAACGAAGGCTCGGCGCAGGCTTCGATCCGCACCGTTCACGGCGCGCAGATGACCTACCAATCGACCACCGGTTCGGGCAACTACGGCTCGATGACGGACCTCGGAACGCAAAATCTCGTCGATACTCAATTGGGCTCCGCGAGTCCGCAGAAGAGCGGCTACAACTTCAACAGCGTTAAGACGGATCGCACAACTACCGTTCCGGCGTCGTTCTCGGTCTACGCTTCACCGGTGGTTGGTGTTGGTCTAACACAGACCGGCAGCAAAGACTATTGCATCTCCACGGAAGGGGTGATGAAGGCTCGCGCGATGATACTACTTGATACCGATGAAGACGCCTGTCCTGAGAACTGGGGAAGTTTTGCGCCAACCGGCAACTAG
- a CDS encoding prepilin-type N-terminal cleavage/methylation domain-containing protein, whose translation MKNQKGFSLIELLIVVVIIGIIAAIAIPNLLAARRSANEGSAQASVRTVHGAQMTYQSTTGSGNYGTMTQLGTENLVDAQLGAASPQKSGYNFNSFDTDRTTTVAASFTLSASPVVAAGLTQTGSKDYCIATEGIIRTRAASGLVGSDGGCTAAAYATATGN comes from the coding sequence ATGAAAAACCAGAAAGGCTTCTCGCTCATCGAACTTTTGATCGTCGTCGTCATCATCGGCATTATCGCTGCTATCGCTATCCCGAACTTGCTGGCCGCCCGCCGTTCAGCCAACGAAGGATCGGCACAGGCTTCGGTCCGCACCGTTCACGGCGCGCAAATGACCTATCAGTCGACCACCGGTTCGGGCAACTACGGAACGATGACTCAGCTCGGAACGGAAAACCTCGTTGACGCTCAGCTCGGCGCGGCTTCGCCCCAGAAGAGCGGCTACAACTTCAACAGCTTCGACACCGACCGCACCACGACGGTTGCCGCAAGCTTCACGCTCAGCGCTTCGCCGGTCGTCGCTGCGGGTTTGACCCAGACGGGCAGCAAAGACTACTGCATCGCGACGGAAGGCATCATCCGCACGAGAGCGGCTTCGGGACTCGTTGGTTCGGACGGCGGCTGCACGGCGGCTGCTTACGCGACCGCAACGGGCAACTAA
- a CDS encoding prepilin-type N-terminal cleavage/methylation domain-containing protein, whose amino-acid sequence MKNQKGFSLIELLIVVVIIGIIAAIAIPNLLAARRSANEGSAQASVRTVHGAQMTYQSTTGSGNYGTMVQLGTENLVDAQLGAASPQKSGYNFNSFDTDRTTTVAASFTLSASPVVNAGLTQTGSKDYCIATEGIIRTRTATGLAAADGDCSAANYGTATGN is encoded by the coding sequence ATGAAAAACCAGAAAGGCTTCTCGCTCATCGAACTTTTGATCGTCGTCGTCATCATCGGCATTATCGCCGCTATCGCTATCCCGAACTTGCTGGCCGCCCGCCGTTCAGCCAACGAAGGATCGGCACAGGCTTCGGTCCGCACCGTCCACGGCGCGCAAATGACCTATCAGTCGACCACCGGTTCGGGCAACTACGGAACGATGGTTCAGCTCGGAACCGAAAACCTTGTTGACGCTCAGCTCGGCGCGGCTTCGCCCCAGAAGAGCGGCTACAACTTCAACAGCTTCGACACCGACCGCACCACGACGGTTGCCGCAAGCTTCACGCTCAGCGCTTCGCCGGTCGTCAACGCGGGTTTGACCCAGACGGGCAGCAAAGACTACTGCATCGCGACGGAAGGCATCATCCGCACGAGAACGGCGACGGGACTCGCAGCTGCTGACGGTGACTGCTCGGCCGCCAACTACGGAACCGCGACCGGCAACTAA